One window of Phycisphaeraceae bacterium genomic DNA carries:
- the rpoC gene encoding DNA-directed RNA polymerase subunit beta' translates to MAETVYERVNDFSAVKVTLASPNDIRAWSYGEVKKPETINYRTYRPEKDGLFCERIFGPERDYECGCGKFRGTKYKGIICDRCGVKVTHSRVRRKRMGHINLAAPVVHIWFFKSMPSRLGTLLGMKTSDLEKVIYYQDYVVIDGGDTELKFKQVLTEDDHRQAVEKYGNAFKARMGAEAIRDLIEKTDLNALSDQLRQELRETKSKQKIKDLAKRLKLVEQIRKSENNPAWLVMDVVPVIPPDLRPLVLLESGNFATSDLNDLYRRIINRNNRLKKLMDLNAPDVIIRNEKRMLQQAVDALFDNNRCRRPVLGSSNRPLKSLTDMIKGKQGRFRENLLGKRVDYSARSVIVVGPELKINQCGLPKKIALELYQPFIIRKLKEHGLADTIKSAKRMLERRDAEVWDILEEVIYQHPVLLNRAPTLHRMGIQAFEPVLVEGNAIKLHPLVCGGFNADFDGDQMAVHLPLSVEAQAEAHVLMLSTNNIFSPANGKPIISPSQDIVMGVYFLTTEIPDERENKTYKAFKDRMEALLAFEHGTIGIHEKILVRLDGFTEVVKSQGGPTEPMPKDGRVITTPGRILFSDILKKGMPFYNCALGKKGCARVIDDTFRYCGKPDTIGILDRMKEIGFKRSTLAGLSFGITDLRIPKEKLALIDESQKKVDRVEKNFDKGIITDRERYNQLIDIWSHCREQVTKKLVETLKHDRRDEAGEYVDIETKKGKPYLNPVYLMSDSGARGNVAQMLQLAGMRGLMAKPSGEIIETPIRSNFREGLTILEYFSSTHGARKGLADTALKTADSGYLTRKLCDIAQSVIVGELDCGSKRGVLKRALYKGEQVDVPLSEQIIGRVSVNAVINPMTDKVIIAENQMITAEAAAEIENLGIDSVLVRSPLTSESKTGCSVLDYGMDMSTGRIVEPGMAVGIIAAQSIGEPGTQLTMRTFHTGGIGTRSIVDSEYRALNAGHVELRECAEVPGKDDDGRDVHIVLKRNAEIAILDPKGRELEKYKIPYGSYLLCASGAEVKKGDVLVKWDPHRTPVLAEKSGNVQYVDIEIGETVREEDAGQGKKALVIIEHKGDLRPAINIVDDSGHILDFHFLAARARLEIKDGAPIKAGQMLARLPRGAERSQDIVGGLPRVTEIFEARKPKDPAVMAEISGKVEILSDKRKGKMTIRVVSESGIEKDHHVPSDKILLVHTGDHVEAGDALTEGPLVPHDILRIKGEEALWTYMLDEVQNVYRAQGVTINDKHIELILSQMLRKVRVENPGDTELLPHQVVDKFDFRKQNNEIAMMVRVTDPGSTDLPMDALVTRTEIKEANAKAEAAGKEGAKARKARPATGRTLLLGITKAALSSDSFLSGASFQESTKVLTEAALRGAVDTLVGLKENVLLGHLIPAGTGFRPYQDLRVKYLVELPAETDDDEERMLAEAAEAAEALGADRNDSVGVPQIEIRDVNMATDAAREN, encoded by the coding sequence ATGGCCGAGACCGTCTACGAGCGCGTGAATGACTTCTCTGCCGTCAAGGTCACGCTCGCGTCGCCCAACGACATCCGGGCGTGGTCCTACGGCGAGGTCAAGAAGCCCGAGACCATCAACTACCGCACGTACCGTCCCGAGAAGGACGGGCTCTTCTGCGAGCGCATCTTCGGCCCCGAACGCGACTACGAGTGCGGCTGCGGCAAGTTCCGCGGCACGAAGTACAAGGGCATCATCTGCGACCGCTGCGGCGTCAAGGTCACGCACTCCCGTGTCCGCCGCAAGCGCATGGGCCACATCAACCTTGCCGCGCCCGTTGTTCACATCTGGTTCTTCAAGTCGATGCCCAGCCGCCTCGGCACGCTCCTCGGCATGAAGACCTCGGACCTTGAGAAGGTCATCTACTACCAGGATTACGTCGTCATCGACGGTGGCGACACCGAGCTCAAGTTCAAGCAGGTACTCACCGAGGACGACCACCGCCAGGCGGTCGAGAAGTACGGCAACGCCTTCAAGGCCCGCATGGGCGCCGAGGCGATCCGCGACCTCATCGAGAAGACCGACCTCAACGCCCTCTCCGACCAGTTGCGTCAGGAACTCCGCGAGACCAAGAGCAAGCAGAAGATCAAGGACCTCGCCAAGCGGCTCAAACTGGTCGAGCAGATCAGGAAGAGCGAGAACAACCCCGCGTGGCTCGTGATGGACGTGGTCCCGGTCATCCCGCCGGACCTGCGCCCGCTCGTGCTGCTCGAGTCGGGCAACTTCGCGACGAGCGATCTGAACGATCTCTACCGGCGCATCATCAACAGGAACAACCGGCTCAAGAAGCTGATGGACCTGAACGCGCCCGACGTGATCATCCGCAACGAGAAGCGCATGCTCCAGCAGGCGGTGGACGCGCTGTTCGACAACAACCGCTGCCGCCGGCCGGTGCTCGGCTCGTCGAACCGTCCCCTCAAGTCTCTGACCGACATGATCAAGGGCAAGCAGGGCCGCTTCCGCGAGAACCTGCTCGGCAAGCGTGTCGACTATTCCGCGCGTTCCGTCATCGTCGTCGGTCCCGAACTCAAGATCAACCAATGCGGCCTTCCCAAGAAGATCGCCCTTGAGCTCTACCAGCCCTTCATCATCAGGAAGCTCAAGGAGCACGGCCTCGCCGACACCATCAAGTCCGCAAAGCGCATGCTCGAGCGTCGCGACGCCGAGGTCTGGGACATCCTCGAAGAGGTCATCTACCAGCACCCCGTCCTTCTCAACCGCGCCCCGACACTCCACCGAATGGGCATCCAGGCCTTCGAGCCCGTCCTCGTCGAAGGCAACGCCATCAAGCTCCACCCGCTGGTCTGCGGCGGCTTCAACGCCGACTTCGACGGCGACCAGATGGCTGTCCACCTCCCCCTCTCCGTCGAGGCACAGGCCGAGGCGCATGTCCTCATGCTCTCGACCAACAACATCTTCTCGCCTGCCAACGGCAAGCCCATCATCTCGCCGTCGCAGGACATCGTCATGGGCGTCTACTTCCTGACGACCGAGATCCCCGACGAGCGTGAGAACAAGACATACAAGGCGTTCAAGGACCGCATGGAAGCCCTGCTCGCCTTCGAGCACGGCACCATCGGCATCCACGAGAAGATCCTCGTCCGTCTCGACGGCTTCACCGAGGTCGTCAAGTCCCAGGGAGGCCCCACGGAGCCGATGCCCAAGGACGGACGCGTCATCACCACCCCCGGACGCATCCTCTTCTCTGACATTCTCAAGAAGGGCATGCCCTTCTACAACTGCGCGCTCGGCAAGAAGGGCTGTGCACGCGTCATCGACGACACCTTCCGTTACTGCGGCAAGCCCGACACGATCGGCATCCTCGATCGCATGAAAGAGATCGGGTTCAAGCGTTCGACGCTCGCCGGCCTCTCCTTCGGCATCACCGATCTCCGCATCCCGAAAGAGAAGCTCGCCCTCATCGACGAGTCGCAGAAGAAGGTCGATCGTGTCGAGAAGAACTTCGACAAGGGCATCATCACCGATCGCGAACGCTACAACCAGCTGATCGATATCTGGTCGCACTGCCGCGAGCAGGTCACCAAGAAGCTCGTCGAAACCCTCAAGCACGATCGCCGTGACGAGGCGGGCGAGTACGTCGATATCGAGACCAAGAAGGGCAAGCCCTACCTCAACCCCGTCTACCTCATGTCCGACTCGGGTGCCCGAGGCAACGTCGCCCAGATGCTCCAGCTCGCCGGCATGCGAGGCCTCATGGCTAAGCCCTCGGGCGAGATCATCGAGACGCCCATCCGCTCGAACTTCCGCGAGGGCCTCACGATCCTCGAGTACTTCTCATCCACGCACGGCGCCCGAAAGGGTCTGGCCGATACCGCGCTCAAGACCGCCGACTCCGGCTACCTCACCCGCAAGCTCTGCGATATCGCCCAGTCCGTCATCGTGGGCGAGCTCGACTGCGGCTCCAAGCGCGGCGTCCTCAAGCGAGCCCTCTACAAGGGCGAGCAGGTCGATGTTCCGCTCTCCGAGCAGATCATCGGGCGCGTCTCGGTCAACGCGGTCATCAACCCCATGACCGACAAGGTGATCATCGCCGAGAACCAGATGATCACCGCCGAAGCCGCTGCAGAGATCGAAAATCTCGGCATCGATTCCGTGCTCGTCCGCTCGCCCTTGACGTCCGAGTCCAAGACCGGTTGCTCGGTCCTCGACTACGGCATGGACATGTCCACCGGCCGAATCGTCGAGCCCGGCATGGCCGTTGGCATCATCGCCGCACAGTCCATCGGCGAGCCCGGCACGCAGCTCACGATGCGCACGTTCCACACGGGCGGCATCGGAACCCGCTCGATCGTCGATTCGGAGTACCGCGCCCTCAACGCCGGTCATGTCGAGCTTCGCGAGTGCGCCGAGGTCCCCGGCAAGGACGACGACGGCCGCGATGTCCACATCGTCCTCAAGCGCAACGCCGAGATCGCGATCCTTGATCCGAAGGGCCGCGAGCTCGAGAAGTACAAGATCCCCTACGGCTCGTACCTGCTCTGCGCAAGCGGCGCAGAGGTCAAGAAGGGCGACGTCCTCGTCAAGTGGGACCCGCACCGCACGCCTGTCCTCGCCGAGAAGTCCGGCAACGTGCAGTACGTCGATATCGAGATCGGCGAGACCGTCCGCGAAGAGGATGCCGGCCAGGGCAAGAAGGCCCTCGTCATCATCGAGCACAAGGGCGATCTGCGTCCCGCGATCAACATCGTGGACGATTCCGGTCACATCCTGGACTTCCACTTCCTCGCGGCTCGCGCCCGACTGGAAATCAAGGACGGCGCGCCCATCAAGGCCGGCCAGATGCTCGCGCGTCTCCCCCGAGGCGCAGAACGCTCGCAGGACATCGTCGGTGGTCTGCCCCGCGTCACGGAGATCTTCGAAGCCAGAAAGCCCAAGGACCCGGCCGTCATGGCCGAGATCTCGGGCAAGGTCGAGATCCTCTCCGACAAGCGCAAGGGCAAGATGACCATCCGCGTCGTCTCCGAGTCCGGCATCGAGAAGGACCACCACGTCCCCAGCGACAAGATCCTTCTTGTCCACACGGGCGACCACGTCGAGGCCGGCGATGCCCTCACGGAAGGCCCGCTGGTGCCGCACGACATCCTCCGGATCAAGGGTGAGGAAGCCCTCTGGACCTACATGCTCGACGAGGTCCAGAACGTCTACCGGGCTCAGGGCGTGACCATCAACGACAAGCACATCGAGCTGATCCTCAGCCAGATGCTGCGGAAGGTCCGCGTCGAGAATCCGGGAGACACGGAGCTTCTGCCCCATCAGGTCGTCGACAAGTTCGACTTCCGCAAGCAGAACAACGAGATCGCGATGATGGTCCGCGTCACCGATCCCGGATCAACCGATCTGCCGATGGATGCGCTCGTCACCCGGACTGAGATCAAAGAGGCCAACGCCAAGGCAGAGGCCGCAGGCAAGGAAGGGGCAAAGGCCCGCAAGGCCCGCCCCGCGACCGGGCGCACCCTCCTGCTCGGCATCACCAAGGCCGCGCTCTCGTCCGACTCGTTCCTCTCCGGCGCATCGTTCCAGGAATCGACCAAGGTCCTCACCGAGGCGGCTCTCCGCGGCGCGGTCGATACCCTTGTCGGCCTCAAAGAGAACGTCCTCCTCGGACACCTCATCCCCGCCGGCACCGGCTTCCGCCCCTACCAGGACCTTCGCGTGAAGTATCTCGTCGAACTCCCGGCCGAGACGGACGACGACGAGGAACGCATGCTCGCCGAGGCCGCCGAAGCCGCCGAGGCCCTCGGCGCGGATCGCAACGACTCCGTCGGCGTCCCTCAGATCGAGATCCGCGATGTGAACATGGCGACAGACGCCGCACGCGAGAACTGA